TGCGTGCGATCGTCCTCGACGATGCCGAACTCAACAACCTCCTGATGCTCGAGGCGTTGCGGCCGATCGCCGATTGCCGGCCGCAGAGCTTCACGCGGCCGGCGGACGCGCTCGCCTTCGCGGCCTCCCATACCGACGAGATCGGCATCGTCCTGACCGATTACGAGATGCCCGGGATGGACGGGCTCGCGGTGATCCGGGCCCTGCGGGCGCTGCCGGGCTTCGCGCATGTGCCGATCGTGATGGTGACGAGCTTCGACCAGCGCGCCCTGCGCCGCGCCGCCCTGGAGGCCGGCGCGACCGACTTCGTCAACAAGCCCTGCGACCCGGTCGAGATCCGGGCCCGCGTCACCAACCTGCTCGCCCTGCGCCGGGCCTACCAGGCCGAGCACGCCCAGGCCGCCCGACTCGCCCGGGAGGTCGCCGCCGCGGTGGCCGAGGTCGAGGCGCGCGAGCGCGAGATCGTCACGGTGCTGATGCGCGCGGCCGAGCACCGCGACACCGATACCGGCGACCACGTCGCCCGGGTGGCGACCTACACCCGGCTGATCGCCGAGGCCCTCGGCCTGCCGCCCGAGCAATGCCGGCTGATCAGCCTCGCCTCGACGATGCACGACGTCGGCAAGATCGCGATCCCGGACGCGATCCTGCTCAAGCCCGGCCCCCTGACTTCCGAGGAGCGCCGGGAGATGGAGCGCCACGCCGAGCGCGGCGCCCGCATCCTCGCCAACAGCTCCTCCGACGTGGTGCGCCTCGCCGCCGAGATCGCGGTGAGCCAC
This is a stretch of genomic DNA from Methylobacterium sp. 17Sr1-1. It encodes these proteins:
- a CDS encoding HD domain-containing phosphohydrolase; this translates as MRAIVLDDAELNNLLMLEALRPIADCRPQSFTRPADALAFAASHTDEIGIVLTDYEMPGMDGLAVIRALRALPGFAHVPIVMVTSFDQRALRRAALEAGATDFVNKPCDPVEIRARVTNLLALRRAYQAEHAQAARLAREVAAAVAEVEAREREIVTVLMRAAEHRDTDTGDHVARVATYTRLIAEALGLPPEQCRLISLASTMHDVGKIAIPDAILLKPGPLTSEERREMERHAERGARILANSSSDVVRLAAEIAVSHHERWDGAGYPNGLSGTAIPLPGRIVAVADVFDALTSDRPYKRAWTLEATHAFLLREAGAHFDPAVVDAFLSRWDAVADLVGQAASRAA